One region of Kytococcus sedentarius DSM 20547 genomic DNA includes:
- a CDS encoding bifunctional acetate--CoA ligase family protein/GNAT family N-acetyltransferase, with amino-acid sequence MDDAAPTTEELRAARAATWEADVVLRDGAVAHVRPIRPDDRRALAAFHRGQSERSRYLRFFAAIPELSDRDLDRFTQVDHDQRVALVAEIGGEIIAIARFDRIDPTTAEVAFNVADEHQGRGLGSVMLEHLAAIGDEVGLGRFTADVLPENRQMMNVFTEAGYEVAHRFEDGVIAVSFDIEPNEHSREVRESREQRAEARSMVRVLRPESVVMIGVSRREEAIGHKVLAEIVAGGYQGRLEVVHPEVGELAGITTTPSVREVTGPIDLAIIALPADTVHEVVADCAAIGVRSVLVVSAGFAEAGPEGARRQRELLRLVHYHGMRLVGPNSYGLSNSSPEVSLNATLGAPSVRGRFGLFAQSGALGVSVTQMARQRGVGLSTFVSAGNRADVSGNDVMQYWMEDDDTAAVGLYLETLGNARKFFRISQRLSAKKPIIAIKSGTSGYGVPPGHLIRRSRARPEALDAMLRQSGIIRVSNLHQMFNIAQLVLHQPLPAGRGVAVVGNSTSLAALAADACMGWGLQVAREPHSLPHDASMGEIAEALHEAFEDPTVHAVLAVFIPPLVGDGRDVARTVAQVALDHEKPCLTTMTGMDGVNETLSATKDTPDGPVTEVVPAYMVPEDAVRALNAVERYAAWRRSSRGELVAPEGIDWQAIDAAQEIASDALLSAPVGRELRPEETSELLAAVGIELATGSGGEPAGGWPTDAVPLVVGATEDPLFGPVVSLRFHGSTAALLGTPSYRVPPLTDADVHDLVDSLQGSRLLAERGVDRAALEELVARVSVLADAVPELAELQLSPVEVTPRGVVVHAARATVERPEVRQDAGRRSISR; translated from the coding sequence ATGGATGATGCCGCGCCCACCACCGAGGAGCTCCGGGCGGCGCGGGCCGCCACCTGGGAGGCCGACGTCGTCCTGCGGGACGGCGCCGTCGCGCACGTGCGCCCGATCCGGCCCGACGACCGCCGGGCCCTGGCCGCCTTCCACCGCGGCCAGTCCGAGCGCTCGCGCTACCTGCGCTTCTTCGCCGCGATCCCGGAGCTCTCCGACCGGGACCTCGACCGCTTCACCCAGGTGGACCACGACCAACGGGTGGCCCTCGTGGCCGAGATCGGGGGCGAGATCATCGCCATCGCCCGGTTCGACCGCATCGACCCCACCACCGCCGAGGTGGCCTTCAACGTCGCCGACGAGCACCAGGGCCGGGGTCTGGGCTCGGTCATGCTCGAGCACCTCGCCGCCATCGGGGACGAGGTGGGCCTGGGCCGGTTCACGGCCGACGTGCTGCCGGAGAACCGGCAGATGATGAACGTGTTCACCGAGGCGGGCTACGAGGTGGCCCACCGCTTCGAGGACGGGGTCATCGCCGTCTCCTTCGACATCGAGCCCAACGAGCACTCGCGCGAGGTGCGGGAGTCGCGGGAGCAGCGCGCCGAGGCGCGGTCGATGGTGCGCGTGCTGCGGCCGGAGTCGGTCGTCATGATCGGTGTCTCGCGCCGTGAGGAGGCGATCGGGCACAAGGTGCTGGCCGAGATCGTGGCCGGCGGGTACCAGGGCCGGTTGGAGGTGGTGCACCCCGAGGTCGGCGAGCTCGCCGGCATCACCACCACCCCCAGCGTGCGGGAGGTGACCGGGCCGATCGACCTGGCGATCATCGCCCTGCCGGCCGACACCGTGCACGAGGTGGTGGCCGACTGCGCCGCCATCGGGGTGCGCTCGGTGCTGGTGGTCTCCGCCGGGTTCGCCGAGGCCGGGCCGGAGGGCGCCCGCCGCCAGCGCGAGCTGCTGCGGCTGGTGCACTACCACGGCATGCGCCTGGTGGGGCCGAACTCCTACGGGTTGAGCAACTCCTCCCCGGAGGTCTCGCTGAACGCCACCCTCGGGGCGCCCTCGGTGCGGGGCCGGTTCGGGCTCTTCGCACAGTCCGGGGCGCTCGGGGTGTCCGTCACCCAGATGGCGCGCCAGCGCGGCGTGGGCCTGTCCACCTTCGTCTCGGCGGGCAACCGGGCGGACGTCTCGGGCAACGACGTCATGCAGTACTGGATGGAGGACGACGACACAGCCGCCGTGGGGCTGTACCTGGAGACGCTGGGCAACGCGCGCAAGTTCTTCCGCATCAGTCAGCGGCTCTCGGCCAAGAAGCCGATCATCGCCATCAAGTCCGGCACCTCGGGCTACGGCGTGCCCCCGGGGCACCTCATCCGGCGCAGCCGCGCGCGACCGGAGGCACTGGACGCCATGCTGCGCCAGAGCGGCATCATCCGCGTGTCCAACCTGCACCAGATGTTCAACATCGCCCAGCTGGTGCTCCACCAGCCCCTGCCCGCCGGGCGCGGGGTCGCCGTGGTGGGCAACTCCACGTCGCTGGCGGCGCTCGCGGCGGACGCGTGCATGGGGTGGGGGCTGCAGGTGGCGCGCGAGCCGCACTCGTTGCCCCACGACGCCTCGATGGGGGAGATCGCCGAGGCGCTCCACGAGGCCTTCGAGGACCCCACCGTGCACGCGGTGCTCGCGGTCTTCATCCCGCCGCTGGTGGGCGACGGGCGCGACGTGGCACGCACGGTGGCCCAGGTGGCGCTGGACCACGAGAAGCCCTGCCTGACCACCATGACCGGCATGGACGGGGTGAACGAGACGCTCTCGGCCACGAAGGACACGCCCGACGGTCCGGTCACCGAGGTGGTGCCGGCCTACATGGTCCCCGAGGACGCGGTGCGCGCCCTGAACGCCGTGGAGCGCTACGCGGCCTGGCGGCGCAGCTCCCGCGGCGAGCTCGTGGCCCCCGAGGGCATCGACTGGCAGGCCATCGACGCCGCCCAGGAGATCGCCAGCGACGCGCTGCTCTCGGCCCCGGTGGGTCGGGAGCTGCGCCCGGAAGAGACGTCCGAGCTGCTGGCCGCCGTGGGTATCGAGCTGGCCACCGGCTCCGGTGGCGAGCCCGCCGGTGGGTGGCCCACCGACGCGGTGCCGCTGGTGGTGGGCGCGACGGAGGACCCGCTGTTCGGCCCGGTGGTCTCACTGCGCTTCCACGGCTCGACAGCGGCCCTCCTGGGCACCCCCTCCTACCGCGTGCCGCCGCTGACCGACGCGGACGTACACGACCTGGTGGATTCGCTCCAGGGCAGTCGCCTGCTGGCCGAGCGCGGTGTGGACCGGGCTGCCCTGGAGGAGCTAGTCGCTCGGGTGTCGGTGCTGGCCGATGCGGTGCCCGAGCTCGCGGAGCTGCAGCTGAGCCCCGTCGAGGTCACCCCCCGCGGCGTGGTGGTGCACGCGGCGCGGGCGACGGTGGAACGCCCCGAGGTGCGGCAGGACGCGGGGCGGCGGAGCATCTCCCGGTGA
- a CDS encoding alkaline phosphatase family protein, whose product MTRPPVNTHPLLTTDRPDAALGYGPQGLASSFAGLAASLGVDLPGVPVRDLPRAHGVVSVLVDGLGWSLVQRYAGHAPFLRSLLQDTTHSVPAVCGFPSTTAVSLATHATGLAPAVHGHVGYAVRDPHSSVVFNHLSWKDGPDPLTWQAQPTLFGRLADAGVRVVRVGQKKFATSALTRAAQRGGTYLPADGLASWTAAGIDLARRASAGEPTAAYLYWPVLDQIGHAQGPGSLDWVGALEQLDAALRELVEGLPAGVHFSLTADHGMLGIEPDGALRTDDPRHAHLTDGVAAVAGDPRCRFLYLPRQDESPEGRQQEADPHRVADVVSAWQESVDTHALEAGLPGPGAVVVSRAEAVENGWFGAGTTPENLSRIGDVLVVGTDVTFLAFVPGPDSTGQMSLKGWHGGLHAEELLVPDLFVPAR is encoded by the coding sequence GTGACGCGCCCTCCCGTGAACACCCACCCGCTCCTGACCACCGACCGGCCCGACGCCGCCCTGGGCTATGGGCCGCAGGGCCTGGCCTCCTCGTTCGCCGGTCTCGCGGCCTCCCTGGGCGTCGACCTGCCGGGCGTCCCGGTGCGCGACCTGCCACGGGCCCACGGCGTGGTGAGCGTCCTGGTCGACGGGCTCGGCTGGTCGCTGGTGCAGCGCTACGCCGGCCACGCGCCCTTCCTGCGCTCGCTGCTGCAGGACACCACCCACTCGGTGCCCGCGGTCTGCGGCTTCCCCTCCACCACGGCCGTCTCGTTGGCCACCCACGCCACGGGTCTCGCGCCGGCGGTCCACGGCCACGTGGGGTACGCCGTCCGCGACCCGCACAGCTCGGTGGTCTTCAACCACCTGAGCTGGAAGGACGGGCCGGACCCGCTGACCTGGCAGGCCCAGCCCACCCTCTTCGGGCGCCTGGCCGATGCGGGGGTTCGCGTGGTGCGCGTGGGGCAGAAGAAGTTCGCCACCTCCGCACTGACCCGGGCCGCCCAGCGAGGCGGCACCTACCTGCCGGCCGACGGCCTGGCGAGCTGGACCGCCGCCGGGATCGATCTGGCCCGCCGGGCGAGTGCCGGCGAGCCCACCGCCGCCTACCTCTACTGGCCGGTGCTCGACCAGATCGGCCACGCCCAGGGGCCCGGATCGCTGGACTGGGTGGGTGCCCTGGAGCAGCTGGACGCCGCCCTGCGCGAGCTCGTCGAGGGCCTGCCGGCCGGGGTGCACTTCTCCCTGACGGCCGACCACGGCATGCTCGGCATCGAGCCGGACGGCGCGTTGCGCACCGACGACCCCCGTCACGCCCACCTGACCGATGGGGTGGCTGCCGTCGCGGGGGACCCCCGGTGCCGGTTCCTGTACCTGCCGCGCCAGGACGAGAGCCCGGAGGGGCGCCAGCAGGAGGCCGACCCCCATCGGGTCGCCGACGTGGTCTCGGCCTGGCAGGAGTCCGTGGACACCCACGCCCTCGAGGCGGGGCTGCCGGGGCCGGGAGCGGTGGTGGTCTCCCGCGCCGAGGCCGTGGAGAACGGCTGGTTCGGTGCGGGGACCACCCCGGAGAACCTCTCCCGCATCGGCGACGTGCTCGTGGTGGGCACCGACGTCACCTTCCTCGCGTTCGTCCCCGGGCCCGACAGCACCGGTCAGATGTCCCTCAAGGGCTGGCACGGCGGGCTGCACGCCGAGGAGCTGCTCGTGCCCGACCTGTTCGTCCCGGCCCGGTGA
- a CDS encoding ATP-binding cassette domain-containing protein has protein sequence MAGIELRDFCVRRGNRTVLSTDVTHLGDTFITVVGVNGSGKSSLIGAMAGVLPHRGTIEVGGSSITRVSVGYAPQSIRWPQHLTAHDLCELAFRLRAPRRGRTDASDAAEQALARTRLEPQAGTPVHSLSGGQRKRLTVAQALCPLPGVLLLDEPTSETDVVFRQEFARVLHGIAQEVTVVSSTHLLEDVEAWGDYVTIVQAGGLTSARLPAHGTDVRTAAVREISTQLGRG, from the coding sequence ATGGCCGGCATCGAGCTGCGGGACTTCTGCGTCAGACGCGGCAACCGCACGGTGCTGTCCACCGACGTGACGCACCTGGGGGACACGTTCATCACGGTCGTCGGAGTGAATGGCTCAGGGAAGAGCTCCCTCATCGGGGCCATGGCCGGGGTCCTCCCCCACCGCGGAACCATCGAGGTGGGGGGATCGTCGATCACGCGTGTCTCGGTCGGCTACGCACCGCAGAGCATCAGGTGGCCACAGCATCTGACGGCCCACGACCTGTGCGAGCTCGCCTTCCGCCTCCGGGCACCCCGGCGCGGCAGAACCGACGCGAGCGATGCAGCGGAGCAGGCACTGGCCCGTACGCGCCTCGAGCCACAGGCCGGCACTCCGGTCCACAGTCTCTCCGGGGGGCAGCGGAAGCGACTCACGGTGGCGCAGGCCCTCTGCCCGCTCCCTGGGGTGCTCCTGCTCGACGAGCCCACCTCGGAGACGGACGTCGTCTTCCGCCAGGAGTTCGCCCGTGTCCTGCACGGCATCGCCCAGGAGGTCACCGTCGTGAGCTCCACCCACCTGCTCGAGGACGTGGAGGCATGGGGCGACTACGTCACCATCGTGCAGGCAGGGGGCCTCACCAGCGCACGTCTTCCCGCACACGGGACGGACGTCCGGACGGCAGCGGTGCGGGAGATCTCCACGCAGCTGGGGCGAGGCTGA
- a CDS encoding AMP-binding protein: protein MSTPTAEFHAARDAVLALHDADDAAVDAFVMPRPTEFNWGLHHIDAVAAGPRADTPALRIVDIVKDGTRTHQLTWAEVSATSSQMANHLRDNGVARGDRVLVMLGNQTELWQVMVGCIKLGAEVIPATTLLTPEDLTDRVARGKVKHVITNAYEARTFAKVDGEFQRFAVCGDDETPEGWLRLEDFASAPTEFTPEAPTRADDTMLLYFTSGTTSAPKLVEHTHTSYTYGALSTMFWVGLRPGDVHVNISSPGWAKHAWSSLFTPWTAEATILVINQPRFDAATLLQVLADEGATTFCAPPTVYRMLIQQDLAAWRERLAIREMVGAGEPLNPEVIRAVEKGLGVTIRDGFGQTETTAQIGNPPGRPLKPGSMGRPLPGYDVVLLDAATGTEVTEPGEEGELCLRLEGAGGRPIGLMVGYHGDADRTAASMRDGAYHTGDVAMRDADGYITYVGRADDVFKASDYRISPFEVESVLIEHELVAEAAVIPSPDPTRLAVPKAYVVLVEGTEPSREIAESILSYCRANLAPYKRVRRLEFGELPKTVSGKIRRVELKARENEFHPVGDDPTERASEWEFWESDFPDLKG, encoded by the coding sequence ATGAGCACACCCACCGCTGAGTTCCACGCCGCCCGTGACGCCGTCCTGGCGCTGCACGACGCCGACGACGCAGCAGTCGACGCCTTCGTGATGCCCCGCCCGACGGAGTTCAACTGGGGCCTGCACCACATCGATGCCGTGGCCGCCGGCCCGCGCGCGGACACCCCCGCGCTGCGGATCGTCGACATCGTGAAGGACGGCACCCGCACCCACCAGCTGACCTGGGCCGAGGTTTCCGCCACCTCCTCCCAGATGGCCAACCACCTGCGGGACAACGGGGTCGCGCGCGGGGACCGCGTGCTGGTGATGCTCGGCAACCAGACCGAGCTGTGGCAGGTGATGGTCGGCTGCATCAAGCTCGGCGCAGAGGTCATCCCGGCCACCACCCTGCTCACCCCGGAGGACCTCACCGACCGGGTCGCCCGCGGGAAGGTGAAGCACGTCATCACCAACGCGTACGAGGCCAGGACCTTCGCCAAGGTGGACGGTGAGTTCCAGCGCTTCGCCGTCTGCGGGGACGACGAGACACCCGAGGGCTGGCTGCGCCTGGAGGACTTCGCCTCTGCCCCCACCGAGTTCACCCCCGAGGCCCCGACCCGGGCCGACGACACGATGCTGCTCTACTTCACCTCCGGCACCACCTCGGCGCCCAAGCTGGTGGAGCACACGCACACCAGCTACACCTACGGGGCCCTGTCCACCATGTTCTGGGTGGGCCTGCGCCCCGGGGACGTGCACGTGAACATCTCCTCCCCCGGCTGGGCCAAGCACGCGTGGAGCTCGTTGTTCACGCCATGGACGGCCGAGGCCACCATCCTGGTCATCAACCAGCCGCGCTTCGACGCCGCCACGCTGCTGCAGGTGCTGGCCGACGAGGGCGCCACCACCTTCTGCGCGCCGCCGACGGTCTACCGCATGCTCATCCAGCAGGACCTGGCCGCCTGGCGCGAGCGCCTGGCCATCCGCGAGATGGTCGGGGCCGGCGAGCCGCTGAACCCCGAGGTGATCCGCGCGGTCGAGAAGGGCCTGGGCGTGACCATCCGCGACGGCTTCGGCCAGACCGAGACCACCGCCCAGATCGGCAACCCGCCCGGCCGACCGCTCAAGCCCGGCTCGATGGGGCGTCCGCTGCCCGGGTACGACGTGGTGCTGCTCGATGCGGCCACCGGCACCGAGGTGACCGAACCCGGCGAGGAGGGCGAGCTGTGCCTCCGCCTCGAGGGGGCGGGAGGGCGCCCCATCGGCCTGATGGTGGGCTACCACGGTGATGCCGACCGCACCGCGGCGTCGATGCGGGACGGGGCGTACCACACCGGTGACGTGGCCATGCGTGACGCCGACGGCTACATCACCTACGTGGGGCGCGCCGACGACGTGTTCAAGGCCAGCGACTACCGCATCAGCCCGTTCGAGGTGGAGTCGGTCCTCATCGAGCACGAGCTCGTGGCCGAGGCCGCCGTGATCCCCTCCCCCGACCCGACGCGCCTGGCGGTGCCGAAGGCCTACGTCGTGCTCGTGGAGGGCACCGAGCCCAGCCGGGAGATCGCCGAGTCGATCCTGTCCTACTGCCGCGCGAACCTGGCCCCCTACAAGCGGGTGCGCCGGCTGGAGTTCGGCGAGCTGCCCAAGACGGTCTCGGGCAAGATCCGGCGCGTGGAGCTCAAGGCGCGCGAGAACGAGTTCCACCCGGTCGGCGACGACCCCACCGAGCGGGCGAGCGAGTGGGAGTTCTGGGAGAGCGACTTCCCCGACCTGAAGGGCTGA
- a CDS encoding thymidine kinase codes for MAELAFFTGTMDCGKSTLALQMDHNHRARGRHGLVFTSRDRAGEATVSSRLGLQREALEVHEELDFFAMVVTEASKGRPVHYLICDEAQFYTAAQVEQLARLVDELEIDVFAFGITADFRAELFPGSKRLLELADRTQLLQVEALCWCGRRATHNARVVDGHMVLEGDQVAVGDVADGTERSPVVEYEVLCRRHFMRRMTSHVAQVSSPEGELLPFDLDVCAVPPTR; via the coding sequence ATGGCTGAGCTCGCGTTCTTCACCGGCACCATGGACTGCGGAAAGTCCACCCTGGCCCTGCAGATGGACCACAACCACCGGGCCCGCGGCCGGCACGGGCTGGTCTTCACCTCCCGCGACCGTGCGGGGGAGGCCACCGTCAGCTCCCGCCTCGGCCTCCAGCGGGAGGCCCTGGAGGTGCACGAGGAGCTCGACTTCTTCGCGATGGTGGTGACCGAGGCCAGCAAGGGGCGACCGGTGCACTACCTCATCTGCGACGAGGCGCAGTTCTACACCGCCGCCCAGGTGGAGCAGCTCGCACGACTGGTGGACGAGCTGGAGATCGACGTCTTCGCCTTCGGCATCACCGCCGACTTCCGGGCCGAGCTCTTCCCCGGCAGCAAGCGGCTGCTGGAGCTTGCCGACCGCACCCAGCTGCTGCAGGTGGAGGCCCTGTGCTGGTGCGGCCGCCGGGCCACGCACAACGCCCGCGTCGTGGACGGGCACATGGTGCTGGAGGGCGACCAGGTGGCCGTGGGCGATGTGGCCGACGGCACCGAGCGCTCACCGGTGGTGGAGTACGAGGTGCTGTGCCGCCGCCACTTCATGCGGCGGATGACCTCCCACGTGGCCCAGGTCAGCTCCCCCGAGGGGGAGCTGCTGCCCTTCGACCTCGACGTCTGCGCGGTGCCACCGACCCGCTGA
- a CDS encoding DUF5998 family protein, whose amino-acid sequence MLGRPHDVPVPADTLPQDLSDDIEAAGYYPALVADVVATAVAGQEILAHLVHQEATFDTETVRRHLTVLVLTPGRLVIAHADDRDAEHVESAPVAMATTETVPLSRLRGVVLSHVMANPENYEPGSLGREVTLTLGWGAISRLDLVPAQCADPQCDGDHGYEGTVAGDDISLRVSGEVSGAQAVQQALDFARTVQASLGR is encoded by the coding sequence ATGCTTGGACGCCCCCACGACGTGCCCGTTCCGGCGGACACCCTGCCGCAGGACCTCTCCGACGACATCGAGGCCGCCGGCTACTACCCGGCGCTCGTGGCCGACGTGGTGGCCACGGCCGTCGCCGGGCAGGAGATCCTGGCCCACCTGGTGCACCAGGAGGCCACCTTCGACACCGAGACCGTGCGGCGTCATCTGACCGTGCTGGTGCTGACCCCCGGCCGGCTGGTGATCGCCCACGCGGACGACCGGGACGCCGAGCACGTCGAGTCCGCCCCGGTGGCGATGGCGACGACCGAGACCGTGCCGTTGTCCCGGCTCCGCGGGGTGGTGCTCTCGCACGTCATGGCCAACCCGGAGAACTACGAGCCCGGCAGCCTGGGCCGCGAGGTGACCCTCACCCTGGGCTGGGGTGCGATCAGTCGGCTGGATCTGGTGCCGGCGCAGTGCGCCGACCCGCAGTGCGACGGCGACCACGGCTACGAGGGCACCGTCGCGGGCGACGACATCTCCCTGCGGGTCAGCGGCGAGGTCTCCGGGGCGCAGGCCGTGCAGCAGGCACTGGACTTCGCCCGCACCGTCCAGGCGAGCCTGGGCCGGTGA
- a CDS encoding SdpI family protein — protein sequence MPVTEATLVLVVLTVLSSCAALVVASCASGGISPNNLIGLRVGRALSSDAAWRSVHRAALWPIAAGALLMALSCVGLVLDHHVVDRAPFLSPGEYVRGGLAAFVLSVVLGTMLGYRAGERL from the coding sequence GTGCCTGTCACAGAGGCAACGCTCGTCCTGGTCGTCCTGACCGTCCTGTCGTCATGTGCCGCGCTGGTGGTCGCCAGCTGCGCCTCGGGAGGGATTTCCCCGAACAACCTCATCGGACTGCGCGTCGGAAGGGCGCTCTCGAGTGACGCGGCCTGGCGGTCCGTGCACAGGGCCGCACTCTGGCCCATTGCCGCGGGGGCGCTCCTGATGGCCCTCTCCTGCGTGGGCCTCGTCCTGGACCACCACGTCGTGGACCGGGCGCCGTTCCTGTCCCCCGGGGAGTACGTGAGAGGTGGCCTGGCGGCCTTCGTCCTCTCCGTCGTCCTCGGCACGATGCTGGGGTACCGCGCCGGTGAACGGCTGTGA
- a CDS encoding DNA gyrase/topoisomerase IV subunit A — MPKNSKDLQTPTQVADTVIDIDVEEEMSSAFLEYAYSVIYSRALPDARDGLKPVQRRILFGMDELGLRPDRGYVKSSRVVGEVMGKYHPHGDTAIYDALVRLAQPFSMRVPLVDGHGNFGSLDDGPAASRYTEARMAPAALLMTQTLDEDTVDMVPNYDDQLLQPEVLPAAYPNLLVNGASGIAVGMATNIAPHNMGEVIAAARHLLDNPGATVEDLMRFVPGPDLPGGGRIVGLDGIRDAYRTGRGSFRTRATVRIENVTPRRKGIVVTELPYLVGPEKVIAKLKTQVQAKKLQGIADVKDLTDRHKGLQLVIEVKNGFNPEAVLAQLYKQTPMEESFGINNVALVDGQPRTLGLRELLAVYVDFRCEVVRRRTEFRLRKRQERLHLVEGLLLAILDIDEVIQLIRSSDDTAEARTRLMQVFDLSELQANYILELQLRRLTKFSRIELETERDDLLRAIEELQAILADEALLRRVVSDELAAVAKEHATPRRTVLLESEAAAAMTPAAPLEVADDPVTVVLSATGLVARVPRGEDTPSVLSRDDVRAAGAGRVDHDALASVVASTARGTVGLVTSTGRLVRLSVVDLPALPGSDALGMAGGAPLAAFTELAGGERPLALVRVEGAEDSPGLALATAGGVVKRVRPDYPGGKDSFEVITLADGDELVGAVELATGEEDLVFVTDAAALLTYSASLVRPQGRSGSGVAGIKVPEGQRVLGFAAVPAASEDAMVVTVAGSSGALPGTDAGTVKVTPLSAYPAKGRATAGVRCHRLLKGEDGLMLAWVGADPRAVDATGRAVELPEPTERRDGSGTGVSAPIAAIG, encoded by the coding sequence GTGCCGAAGAACTCCAAGGACCTCCAGACGCCCACGCAGGTGGCCGACACGGTCATCGACATCGACGTCGAGGAGGAGATGAGCTCGGCGTTCCTCGAGTACGCCTACTCGGTCATCTACTCCCGCGCCCTGCCCGACGCCCGCGACGGCCTCAAGCCGGTGCAGCGCCGCATCCTGTTCGGCATGGACGAGCTCGGCCTGCGCCCGGACCGCGGGTACGTGAAGTCCTCCCGCGTGGTCGGCGAGGTGATGGGCAAGTACCACCCGCACGGTGACACCGCCATCTACGACGCCCTGGTGCGCCTGGCCCAGCCCTTCTCGATGCGGGTGCCCCTGGTGGACGGCCACGGCAACTTCGGCTCGCTGGACGACGGGCCGGCCGCCAGCCGCTACACCGAGGCCCGCATGGCGCCGGCCGCGCTGCTCATGACGCAGACGCTGGACGAGGACACCGTCGACATGGTGCCCAACTACGACGACCAGCTGCTGCAGCCCGAGGTGCTCCCCGCGGCCTATCCCAACCTGCTGGTCAACGGCGCCAGCGGCATCGCGGTGGGCATGGCCACCAACATCGCCCCCCACAACATGGGTGAGGTGATCGCCGCCGCCCGCCACCTGCTGGACAACCCGGGCGCCACCGTCGAGGACCTGATGCGCTTCGTCCCCGGGCCGGACCTGCCCGGCGGCGGGCGCATCGTGGGCCTGGACGGCATCCGTGACGCCTACCGCACCGGGCGCGGGTCCTTCCGCACCCGGGCGACGGTCCGCATCGAGAACGTCACCCCCCGGCGCAAGGGGATCGTGGTCACCGAGCTGCCCTACCTGGTGGGGCCGGAGAAGGTGATCGCCAAGCTCAAGACGCAGGTGCAGGCCAAGAAGCTGCAGGGCATCGCCGACGTCAAGGACCTCACCGATCGGCACAAGGGACTGCAGCTGGTGATCGAGGTGAAGAACGGCTTCAACCCCGAGGCCGTGCTCGCCCAGCTGTACAAGCAGACGCCGATGGAGGAGTCCTTCGGCATCAACAACGTCGCCCTGGTGGACGGCCAGCCGCGCACCCTGGGGCTGCGCGAGCTGCTGGCCGTGTACGTCGACTTCCGGTGCGAGGTGGTGCGCCGCCGCACCGAGTTCCGCCTGCGCAAGAGGCAGGAGCGCCTGCACCTGGTGGAGGGCCTGCTGCTGGCGATCCTCGACATCGACGAGGTCATCCAGCTCATCCGCTCCTCGGACGACACCGCCGAGGCCCGCACGCGCCTGATGCAGGTCTTCGACCTCTCCGAGCTGCAGGCCAACTACATTCTGGAGCTGCAGCTGCGGCGCCTGACGAAGTTCTCCCGCATCGAGCTGGAGACCGAGCGCGACGACCTGCTGCGGGCGATCGAGGAGCTGCAGGCAATCCTGGCCGACGAGGCGCTGCTGCGCCGCGTGGTGAGCGACGAGCTGGCCGCCGTGGCCAAGGAGCACGCCACGCCCCGCCGCACGGTGCTGCTGGAGAGCGAGGCCGCCGCCGCGATGACGCCGGCCGCGCCGCTGGAGGTGGCCGACGACCCGGTGACCGTGGTGCTCTCCGCGACGGGGCTGGTCGCCCGCGTGCCGCGGGGCGAGGACACCCCATCGGTGCTGTCGCGCGACGACGTCCGCGCGGCCGGTGCGGGGCGCGTGGACCACGACGCGCTCGCCTCGGTGGTCGCCTCGACGGCGCGGGGCACGGTGGGTCTGGTGACCTCGACCGGGCGTCTGGTGCGCCTGTCGGTGGTGGACCTCCCGGCGCTGCCCGGCTCGGACGCCCTGGGCATGGCAGGTGGCGCACCGCTGGCCGCGTTCACCGAGCTCGCCGGCGGGGAGCGACCGCTGGCGCTGGTGCGCGTGGAGGGCGCGGAGGACTCCCCCGGGCTCGCCCTGGCCACCGCCGGCGGCGTGGTCAAGCGGGTGCGCCCGGACTACCCGGGCGGCAAGGACTCCTTCGAGGTCATCACCCTGGCCGACGGGGACGAGCTGGTGGGCGCGGTCGAGCTCGCCACCGGCGAGGAGGACCTCGTGTTCGTCACCGATGCGGCCGCGCTGCTCACGTACTCCGCCTCGCTGGTGCGCCCGCAGGGCCGCAGCGGGAGCGGGGTGGCCGGCATCAAGGTGCCCGAGGGACAGCGGGTGCTGGGCTTCGCCGCGGTGCCCGCCGCATCGGAGGACGCGATGGTGGTGACGGTCGCCGGATCATCCGGGGCCCTGCCCGGGACCGATGCGGGGACCGTCAAGGTGACGCCGCTGTCCGCCTACCCCGCCAAGGGACGCGCCACGGCCGGCGTCCGCTGCCACCGTCTGCTGAAGGGCGAGGACGGGCTGATGCTTGCCTGGGTTGGGGCCGACCCTCGGGCCGTTGACGCCACCGGCCGGGCCGTGGAGCTGCCGGAGCCCACCGAGCGGCGGGACGGGTCCGGGACGGGTGTGAGCGCCCCCATCGCGGCGATCGGCTGA